CTGCGCTgcgctcggacaaaaaaatcTACACTCATGGTTTTCCTTGGTGTTACCCATCGACCTCGAACCAGGAGCTGGGGTATATACTCCTTGTGCTAGCGCCTCCAGAATATCTGCATTAATCCTTGAATGTGTCTCCAGCGGCGGAGATTGCTAACTGTCTCACTTGGAATTTCAGGTTCAGTGGTAGGAGCAGTGGACCCCCGATGAGGAAGTGAGCCGGTGTAAGAGCGTTGGGTTCTCCTGGATCATTACTTAGTGGTGTCATAGGCCATAAGTTGACACATGCCTCAATCTGGCACAGCAATGTCAGCAACTCCTCTAGATTCAGCCGGCTATCCTTGATTACTCGATATAGGTGATGCTTTGTACTTTTTACAGCATTTTCCCAAAGACCACCGAAGTGTGGCGCCGATGGTGGATTGAAGTGCCATTGAACTCTTTCGTTGGCCATATACCTCTCACTGTCTTCTAAGTACGCCTTTAGCTCTTTCTGCACACCCACGAAATTTATTGCATTATCGCTGTAAATCTTGGTGATTTTTCCACGTCTGGCCATAAACCTACGTAAGGCTGCAAGGAATGTTTCGCTCGTTAAGTCTACCACGGGTTCTAAGTCTATGGCTCTCGTAGCAAAGCATACAAATACTGCTATCTATGCCTTTTTTGTTGTTATACGACGTATACCACTTTGAATTTGTAATGGCCCTGCAAAATGTACGCCAGTTGTTGTAAATGGACGAGACATTTGTACTCTTTGTTTTGGTAAAGGAGCCATAAGTGGGGTTTCAAATCTTGGTTTCGCACAAACGCAATTGATACAGCGTGTAAC
This genomic window from Metopolophium dirhodum isolate CAU chromosome 1, ASM1992520v1, whole genome shotgun sequence contains:
- the LOC132940549 gene encoding uncharacterized protein LOC132940549; protein product: MARRGKITKIYSDNAINFVGVQKELKAYLEDSERYMANERVQWHFNPPSAPHFGGLWENAVKSTKHHLYRVIKDSRLNLEELLTLLCQIEACVNLWPMTPLSNDPGEPNALTPAHFLIGGPLLLPLNLKFQVRQLAISAAGDTFKD